From one Paeniglutamicibacter psychrophenolicus genomic stretch:
- a CDS encoding DUF4184 family protein has product MPFTLAHPAAVLPFLRQPFVPIALVAGAMAPDIPYFAMVSSTSNAWYAPMLNGANSHDFAQILTVGLPLALVMSVFLWLVAQPLRWATPDAWVPAKTKLKGRKPSSARIALWIFYSLMLGLFTHIAWDAFTHSHGWVVQQLPFLGAEPIRGFPVYRILQHLSSLAGLAVMLLWYIKRVKAAPVATEIKSTRGTALRATLVGTLLLGPALAFAGIAASGELSANVAATAESLLWIITTRGGAALIVTMAAYSLVWQGMALAKKLRSMSRSRA; this is encoded by the coding sequence TTGCCTTTCACCCTGGCCCACCCGGCTGCCGTCCTGCCCTTCCTGCGCCAACCCTTCGTGCCGATCGCCTTGGTTGCCGGCGCCATGGCACCGGACATCCCGTACTTCGCCATGGTCTCCTCCACCAGCAACGCTTGGTACGCACCCATGCTCAACGGCGCCAACTCGCATGACTTTGCGCAGATCCTGACGGTCGGACTGCCACTGGCACTGGTCATGTCCGTCTTCCTCTGGCTCGTGGCCCAACCCCTGCGCTGGGCAACACCGGATGCCTGGGTCCCCGCCAAGACCAAGCTCAAGGGCCGCAAGCCCAGCAGCGCACGCATTGCCCTGTGGATCTTCTATTCCTTGATGCTCGGGCTTTTCACGCACATTGCCTGGGATGCCTTCACCCACTCCCACGGCTGGGTGGTCCAGCAACTGCCGTTCCTTGGTGCCGAACCAATCCGCGGATTCCCCGTCTACCGGATCCTGCAGCACCTGAGCTCCCTGGCGGGACTGGCGGTCATGCTCCTTTGGTACATCAAGCGGGTGAAGGCGGCACCGGTGGCCACGGAAATCAAGAGCACCCGGGGAACAGCGCTTCGGGCCACGCTGGTGGGAACACTCCTGCTGGGGCCCGCGCTGGCTTTTGCGGGCATTGCCGCATCCGGAGAACTCTCCGCAAATGTCGCAGCAACCGCGGAATCCCTGTTGTGGATCATCACCACCCGCGGAGGGGCGGCCCTGATCGTCACAATGGCCGCATATTCCCTGGTGTGGCAGGGCATGGCATTGGCGAAAAAATTGCGTTCCATGAGCCGTTCCCGGGCCTAG
- a CDS encoding ABC transporter ATP-binding protein: MSETTDAITGASILLDEVTKQYPGQTRPAVGGLTLEIPAGSIVMFVGPSGCGKTTTLKMINRLIEPSSGKIVINGEDVTKMDGDTLRRRIGYVIQAGGLFPHMTVAANIAIVPKMLGWDKAKIAARVDELLELVSLDPSIYRDRYPKELSGGQQQRVGVARALAADPPVLLMDEPFGAVDPITRQRLQDELLNIQSEVQKTIVMVTHDFDEAVKLGDWIAVFDEGAQLVQYDSPERVLANPANEFVENFIGSGAGLKQLTLTRVNQVKLNEAVTALPGELASDVLSRVQGAGQPLAVVLDKRRRPVRRLTRRQLSRLQIVDDTIDESMPVVGDQATLNDALDTMLVASSETAVVTGRRDAFLGVINVQTIMEAISAANAAAAEAEGDAPVGLNSGAIPAIAIEGALAANGHDGGNTSEDLQDVEEPR; encoded by the coding sequence GTGTCTGAGACCACCGACGCCATTACTGGCGCATCCATCCTGCTTGATGAAGTCACCAAGCAATACCCAGGCCAAACCAGGCCCGCCGTCGGCGGACTGACCCTGGAAATCCCCGCCGGCAGCATCGTCATGTTCGTGGGCCCTTCCGGTTGCGGCAAGACCACCACGTTGAAGATGATCAACCGCCTGATCGAGCCCAGCAGTGGCAAGATCGTGATCAATGGCGAAGACGTGACCAAGATGGACGGCGACACGCTGCGCCGCCGCATTGGCTACGTGATCCAGGCCGGCGGGCTCTTCCCGCACATGACCGTTGCCGCGAACATCGCCATCGTGCCCAAGATGCTTGGGTGGGACAAGGCAAAGATCGCTGCCCGCGTCGATGAGCTGCTGGAACTGGTGTCGCTGGATCCATCGATCTACCGCGACCGCTACCCCAAGGAACTCTCCGGCGGTCAGCAACAGCGTGTGGGCGTGGCCCGCGCACTGGCAGCCGACCCGCCGGTCCTGCTCATGGATGAGCCCTTCGGTGCGGTTGACCCCATCACCCGCCAGCGCCTGCAGGACGAACTGCTCAACATCCAGTCCGAGGTGCAGAAAACCATCGTCATGGTCACCCACGACTTCGACGAGGCGGTCAAGCTCGGGGACTGGATCGCGGTCTTCGACGAGGGCGCCCAGCTGGTCCAATACGATTCCCCCGAACGCGTCCTGGCCAACCCGGCCAACGAATTCGTGGAAAACTTCATCGGCTCCGGCGCCGGGCTCAAGCAGCTCACGCTCACCCGCGTGAACCAGGTCAAGCTCAACGAGGCCGTCACCGCATTGCCGGGCGAGCTTGCCAGCGATGTGCTTTCCCGAGTGCAGGGCGCCGGCCAGCCGCTGGCAGTGGTGCTGGACAAGCGCCGCCGCCCGGTCCGCCGCCTCACCCGCCGCCAGCTCTCCAGACTGCAGATCGTCGATGACACCATCGACGAGTCGATGCCTGTGGTTGGCGACCAGGCGACGCTGAACGACGCTCTGGACACCATGCTGGTGGCCAGCTCGGAAACCGCAGTGGTCACCGGCCGACGCGACGCGTTCCTGGGCGTCATCAACGTGCAGACGATCATGGAGGCCATCTCGGCCGCCAACGCCGCAGCCGCCGAGGCCGAGGGCGATGCACCTGTCGGGTTGAACTCCGGCGCCATCCCGGCCATCGCCATCGAGGGCGCCTTGGCCGCCAACGGCCACGACGGAGGGAACACATCCGAGGACCTGCAGGATGTGGAGGAGCCACGATGA
- a CDS encoding N-acyl-D-amino-acid deacylase family protein translates to MRGHEVRPTAVRTAITHTRILDGTGNPEYLGDIVLESGLIADILPAGSFKDDGTTILIDGAGLVTCPGFIDLRGSSDTAPLTDPARHSALTQGVTTEVLGQDGANCAPLTDASASLLRHQLAGVAPEWADRDVEWRTVGQYLDHLDSGTGTNTAYLVPMHAVRALAMGSPAVAPTAQQLVAEVKAMADALEQGAVGLSSSAPGALATPAETAELEALCAAVGAYGGYWAPARNSLAVPVTESVSRSVEVATKTGVPVHLTHLAADGAGAADLLTVLDRALKAGVDLSCDSHPYLENPGMLASLLPCWARDGQDEDVLARLDDPEVVARIRSELEASTDINWDAVTIAFVGSGQFGMLVGQSIARIAAIQSSDPATTLVRILLSDSLATGVLYAAGSEDDLRAIMGHRTRTGAGVGFRSEAAAHPGVWGSFPRFVGGFAREAKAMDLPAAIHQLTGRPAQRLHLANRGVLAAGNAADVLVFDPDAIIDMATFADPRQPAAGINHVFVNGVPAVSEHQPTSALAGRALRRGPEGTTQSL, encoded by the coding sequence ATGCGGGGCCACGAGGTGCGCCCCACCGCGGTTCGCACCGCCATCACCCACACCCGGATCCTCGATGGCACCGGAAATCCCGAATACCTGGGCGACATCGTGCTGGAGTCAGGACTCATTGCGGACATCCTTCCGGCAGGATCCTTCAAGGACGACGGGACCACCATTCTCATTGACGGCGCCGGGCTGGTGACCTGCCCGGGATTCATCGACCTGCGAGGTTCCTCGGACACCGCCCCACTGACGGACCCGGCACGCCACTCGGCACTCACCCAGGGCGTCACCACCGAGGTACTTGGCCAAGACGGGGCAAATTGCGCCCCTCTGACCGATGCTTCGGCATCACTACTGCGCCACCAGTTGGCTGGCGTGGCCCCTGAATGGGCGGACCGCGACGTTGAGTGGCGCACCGTTGGCCAATATCTCGACCACCTCGATTCCGGCACCGGCACGAACACCGCCTATCTGGTGCCAATGCACGCCGTGCGCGCCCTGGCCATGGGAAGCCCAGCGGTTGCGCCCACCGCGCAGCAGCTCGTCGCAGAGGTCAAGGCCATGGCCGATGCCCTGGAACAAGGCGCGGTGGGCCTTTCGTCTTCCGCTCCGGGTGCTTTGGCAACACCGGCAGAGACCGCCGAACTCGAGGCACTGTGCGCTGCGGTTGGCGCCTACGGCGGTTATTGGGCACCCGCCCGGAACTCCCTGGCTGTTCCTGTCACCGAGTCCGTCTCCCGGTCCGTTGAGGTGGCCACCAAGACCGGGGTGCCGGTGCACCTCACGCACCTCGCCGCGGACGGCGCAGGGGCTGCAGACCTGTTGACAGTGCTTGACCGGGCCCTGAAGGCGGGGGTTGACCTGTCCTGCGATTCCCACCCGTACCTCGAGAACCCCGGCATGCTGGCCTCGCTGCTGCCCTGCTGGGCACGGGACGGGCAAGACGAAGATGTCCTGGCACGGCTCGATGACCCCGAGGTTGTTGCACGGATCCGCTCCGAGCTTGAGGCCTCCACGGACATCAACTGGGATGCGGTCACCATCGCCTTCGTGGGATCCGGGCAGTTTGGGATGCTGGTGGGCCAAAGCATTGCGCGCATCGCAGCGATCCAGTCATCGGATCCGGCCACCACGTTGGTGCGGATCCTGCTCTCGGATTCGTTGGCCACCGGCGTCCTGTACGCCGCGGGCAGCGAGGACGACCTGCGGGCCATCATGGGCCACCGCACGCGCACCGGTGCCGGCGTCGGATTCCGCTCGGAAGCCGCAGCGCACCCCGGGGTGTGGGGAAGTTTTCCACGCTTTGTCGGAGGCTTCGCGCGCGAGGCCAAGGCCATGGATCTTCCCGCGGCAATCCACCAGCTGACCGGTCGTCCGGCCCAGCGCCTGCACCTGGCCAACCGCGGGGTGCTGGCCGCCGGAAACGCCGCCGATGTGCTCGTCTTCGACCCGGATGCCATCATTGACATGGCCACCTTTGCCGATCCGCGGCAACCGGCGGCAGGAATCAACCACGTGTTCGTCAACGGCGTGCCCGCCGTTTCCGAGCACCAACCCACCTCGGCCTTGGCCGGCCGCGCCTTGCGCCGCGGCCCGGAAGGAACCACACAATCTTTATGA
- a CDS encoding nucleoside deaminase, translating to MTSHTLAAANLAAAVAIAADNVRNAGGPFGALIVTTDGARFEGVNRVTANNDPTAHAEVTAIRTACAALGTFDLSGAVLYTSCEPCPMCLASALWARISRVVYAADRHEAAAAGFDDAAFYEFFEGDPADRTALMPVERIADDGFDHREPFTLWSNLDTRIEY from the coding sequence ATGACCAGCCATACCCTTGCAGCAGCAAACCTCGCGGCAGCCGTCGCCATCGCAGCTGACAACGTCCGCAATGCGGGCGGCCCTTTCGGCGCCCTGATCGTCACCACAGACGGAGCACGCTTCGAGGGCGTCAACAGGGTCACCGCCAACAACGACCCCACCGCCCACGCAGAGGTCACCGCCATCCGCACCGCATGCGCCGCCCTGGGCACCTTCGACTTGTCCGGAGCCGTGCTTTACACCAGCTGCGAGCCCTGCCCCATGTGCCTGGCCTCCGCACTCTGGGCCCGGATCTCACGTGTGGTCTACGCCGCCGACAGGCACGAGGCCGCCGCCGCGGGATTCGACGATGCGGCGTTCTACGAATTCTTCGAGGGCGACCCGGCCGACCGGACCGCCCTGATGCCGGTCGAGCGCATTGCCGATGACGGGTTCGACCATCGCGAACCATTCACGCTGTGGTCGAACCTCGACACCCGCATCGAATACTGA
- a CDS encoding LysR family transcriptional regulator — MNLEQLQSFVEVARTGHFTRAAALLHLAQPSLSRQISTLESDLGAELFHRARGNITLTDAGESLLPLAKRMLADAETVRHEMQELAGLKMGRVRIGATPTLCVSLVPDVLASFHAAHPGIDLHLTEQGSPGLLDELAGGALDLALIVTSEDRATSTASLQRTPLLTEELVVVASANSPHLAGRTSLTLAELAELPQITYHESYDLREVTMQAFHAAGLAPNVVLEGPEMDAVLRCVERGLGVAVVPAMVMLDRPRLCSVRLTDPGLSRTISLAHRNDVSLTRAAQAMQDMVVNTANLLASGAASASGLVTRVS, encoded by the coding sequence ATGAACCTGGAACAGCTTCAAAGCTTCGTGGAAGTTGCGCGCACCGGCCATTTCACGCGTGCCGCCGCGCTTCTGCACCTGGCCCAGCCCTCGCTGAGCCGGCAGATCTCCACCCTGGAATCGGACCTCGGTGCCGAACTTTTCCACCGTGCCCGGGGCAACATCACACTCACCGATGCCGGGGAATCACTGCTCCCCCTGGCCAAACGGATGCTCGCCGACGCGGAAACCGTCCGCCACGAGATGCAGGAACTCGCGGGGCTGAAAATGGGGCGGGTGCGGATCGGTGCGACCCCGACCCTGTGCGTGAGCCTGGTCCCGGATGTACTGGCGTCGTTCCATGCGGCCCACCCGGGGATCGACCTGCACCTGACCGAGCAGGGCTCCCCCGGCCTGCTCGACGAGCTCGCCGGAGGTGCCCTCGACCTCGCGCTCATCGTCACCTCGGAGGATCGCGCGACCTCGACTGCTTCCCTGCAGCGCACACCGCTGCTCACCGAGGAGCTCGTGGTCGTCGCCTCGGCGAACAGCCCCCACCTTGCCGGTCGCACTTCCCTGACGCTCGCCGAGCTGGCGGAACTTCCGCAGATCACCTATCACGAGAGCTACGACCTGAGGGAGGTCACCATGCAGGCGTTCCATGCTGCGGGACTTGCCCCGAACGTGGTCCTGGAGGGACCGGAAATGGATGCGGTGCTCCGCTGCGTGGAACGCGGTTTGGGGGTCGCGGTGGTCCCGGCCATGGTCATGCTCGATCGGCCGCGCCTGTGTTCGGTGCGGCTCACCGATCCCGGGTTGTCGCGGACCATCAGCCTGGCCCACCGCAACGACGTCTCGCTGACCCGTGCCGCGCAGGCCATGCAGGACATGGTCGTCAACACAGCGAATCTCTTGGCGTCTGGCGCTGCCTCAGCCAGTGGACTGGTAACTCGGGTTTCGTAA
- a CDS encoding ABC transporter permease, with protein MFEFIGERYRQILFASWQHFSLVAQCLILATMIAVVIAALVYRNKSLSSLANGISAIGLTVPSFAAIGLLIAPIGFGVPPAVIVVAFFAALPILRNAIVGLAGIEPSIVESARGIGMGRMRTLATVELPMAWPVILSGIRVSAQMVMGVAAVAAYALGPGLGGFIFSGLSRSGGAKAFDSVLVGVIGVVILAFILDLILIGIGRLTTPRGIRV; from the coding sequence GTGTTTGAATTTATTGGCGAAAGGTACCGCCAAATATTGTTTGCCTCATGGCAGCATTTCTCGCTCGTTGCGCAGTGTCTGATCCTCGCAACGATGATCGCCGTGGTCATCGCGGCGCTGGTTTACCGAAATAAGTCTCTATCCTCCTTGGCCAATGGCATCTCGGCCATTGGTCTGACGGTTCCATCTTTCGCCGCGATTGGCTTGCTGATTGCACCGATCGGGTTTGGCGTCCCCCCGGCAGTCATCGTCGTGGCATTCTTCGCCGCACTGCCCATCCTCCGCAACGCGATCGTCGGGCTGGCCGGAATCGAGCCCTCCATCGTGGAATCGGCACGCGGCATCGGCATGGGCCGCATGCGCACCCTTGCCACCGTCGAACTTCCCATGGCGTGGCCGGTGATCCTGTCCGGAATTCGCGTCTCGGCCCAGATGGTCATGGGCGTTGCGGCAGTTGCCGCCTACGCGCTGGGCCCAGGCCTTGGCGGATTCATCTTCTCCGGACTTTCCCGCTCGGGCGGTGCCAAAGCCTTCGACTCTGTGCTCGTCGGCGTGATTGGCGTGGTCATCCTGGCCTTCATTCTTGATCTCATCCTGATCGGCATCGGCCGACTCACAACCCCGCGAGGTATCCGTGTCTGA
- a CDS encoding glycine betaine ABC transporter substrate-binding protein, with amino-acid sequence MRIGKRIKAAALLASAGVVLTGCGLATATAYVPPAGPGSIQVLPDLPDNATMTVTSKNYTEQLILGKIAVLAGQAAGFKINDLTNVPGSQPARELLKSGQAGMMWEYTGTAWMTYLGHEDGIADQQEMWEKVRAQDAGNGVIWGDRAPLNNTYAMAVRSEALPKLGNITKLSQLKDLSPKDLTFCVDAEFNSRSDGLNPMLELYGLKRGAADSVPDSNVGLYDTGAIYSATDAGACNFGEVFTTDGRIKALDLTVLEDDLGYFPAYNVVPVFNGKFLEKYPGIDKVFAKIAPLLTDQEMQSMNLEVDVHGEEPADVAFKWMVKEGFISEP; translated from the coding sequence ATGCGCATTGGAAAACGGATCAAGGCCGCAGCACTGCTGGCATCGGCCGGAGTAGTGCTCACCGGTTGCGGGCTGGCCACGGCCACCGCGTACGTTCCCCCGGCAGGACCGGGAAGCATCCAGGTGCTTCCGGACCTGCCCGACAACGCGACCATGACCGTCACTTCCAAGAACTACACCGAACAGCTGATTCTCGGAAAGATCGCCGTCCTGGCCGGCCAGGCCGCCGGGTTCAAGATCAATGACCTGACCAATGTGCCGGGCAGCCAGCCCGCACGCGAACTGCTGAAATCCGGCCAGGCCGGGATGATGTGGGAATACACGGGTACCGCCTGGATGACCTATCTGGGGCACGAGGACGGCATCGCCGACCAGCAGGAAATGTGGGAGAAGGTTCGTGCCCAGGATGCGGGCAACGGGGTCATCTGGGGCGACCGCGCCCCGTTGAACAACACCTATGCCATGGCCGTTCGGTCCGAGGCACTCCCGAAGCTGGGCAACATCACCAAGCTCTCCCAGCTCAAGGACCTGAGCCCGAAGGACCTGACGTTCTGCGTTGATGCGGAATTCAACTCCCGCTCCGACGGGCTGAACCCGATGCTCGAGCTATACGGGCTCAAGCGCGGGGCCGCGGACTCGGTCCCTGACTCGAACGTGGGCCTGTATGACACCGGTGCGATCTACAGCGCCACGGATGCCGGGGCATGCAACTTCGGCGAGGTTTTCACCACCGACGGGCGCATCAAGGCCCTGGACCTGACGGTGTTGGAAGACGACCTGGGATACTTCCCGGCCTACAACGTGGTTCCGGTCTTCAACGGCAAATTCCTCGAAAAGTATCCGGGCATCGACAAGGTCTTTGCGAAGATCGCCCCGTTGCTGACCGATCAGGAAATGCAGTCGATGAACCTGGAGGTCGATGTCCACGGCGAGGAGCCTGCCGACGTCGCCTTCAAGTGGATGGTCAAGGAAGGCTTCATTTCGGAGCCGTAG
- a CDS encoding ABC transporter permease has translation MSSTTATTAPAQGGIPKLRLEHPWRILGLQLVGIGLAFLAMVLWLLNADLTETERTTLGPGVLWGYTVEHLQLTVVAAVIVLAIAIPLGIVLTRPTMRRFTGPVLAVANVGQAAPAIGLIVILAFWLGFGFWAAIVSLVLYAILPVLTNTMVGLKQVDERLVEAGRGMGMTSMAVLFKVELPLAVPVMLSGIRTALVLLVGTATLAVFINGGGLGILITTGVGLSLTAVLVFGSLLVAMLALLIDWVGRAVEELARPKGLK, from the coding sequence ATGAGTTCCACCACGGCAACCACCGCGCCGGCGCAGGGCGGCATTCCGAAGCTGCGCCTCGAGCACCCCTGGCGGATCCTCGGGCTGCAGCTGGTTGGCATCGGGCTGGCATTCCTGGCCATGGTGCTTTGGCTGCTCAACGCGGATCTGACCGAAACCGAACGCACGACCCTGGGCCCCGGCGTGCTGTGGGGCTACACGGTTGAACACCTGCAGCTCACCGTGGTGGCGGCAGTCATCGTGCTTGCCATAGCCATCCCGCTGGGCATCGTGCTGACACGTCCCACGATGCGGCGCTTCACCGGTCCCGTCCTGGCCGTGGCCAACGTCGGCCAGGCCGCCCCTGCCATCGGCCTGATTGTCATCCTGGCCTTTTGGCTTGGCTTCGGCTTCTGGGCAGCGATCGTCTCGCTGGTGCTCTACGCCATCCTGCCGGTGCTCACCAACACCATGGTGGGACTCAAGCAGGTCGACGAGCGGCTTGTTGAGGCCGGACGCGGGATGGGCATGACCTCCATGGCCGTGCTCTTCAAGGTCGAGCTGCCGCTGGCCGTCCCGGTGATGCTCTCGGGCATCCGCACCGCACTGGTGCTGCTGGTCGGCACCGCCACGCTGGCCGTGTTCATCAACGGCGGCGGGCTGGGCATCCTGATCACCACCGGCGTGGGACTGAGCCTCACGGCGGTGCTGGTCTTCGGCTCCCTGCTGGTGGCCATGCTGGCACTGCTCATTGACTGGGTTGGCCGGGCCGTTGAAGAGCTCGCACGCCCGAAAGGACTCAAGTAA
- a CDS encoding L-aspartate oxidase, which yields MSATATKEQQISTTVLVIGTGGSGLRAAIELAEIGVDVLAVGKRPRNHAHTSLAAGGINAALGTMDKDDSWQQHAADTIKESYYLANPRTVEIVARGAAQGIADLERYGMGFARESDGRISQRFFGAHTFRRTAFAGDYTGLEIQRSLVNRAEQLQIPILDSVYITRLLVKDNQVFGAYGFDINSGKRYLIHADSVILAAGGHTRIWRRTSSRRDENTGDAFRLAVEAGARLRDPELVQFHPSGIIEPENAAGTLISEAARGEGGILRNGLGERFMDRYDPIRKELSTRDRVALAAYTEIKEGRGTKNGGVWLDVSHLPRKTIMERLPRVYQTMMEVQMLDITAEPIEIAPTAHYSMGGVWVRPEDHSTDVSGLYAIGEASSGLHGANRLGGNSLIELLVFGRIVARAAAKYSAALDFQPRSAEAIARARAEIDDLLEADGQENVRELQRAIRNMMTDHAGVVRDEEGLQAGLAKLADIEERMEHVGIHPDIAGYQDLAHAFDLMGSALAARATLEAAIERRETRGCHNRSDYPAMDPSLQVNLVWSPSAGIVREQIPEISDEIAELIKEVSSVGKLVE from the coding sequence ATGAGTGCAACAGCAACAAAAGAACAACAGATTTCCACGACCGTCCTGGTCATCGGCACCGGAGGATCGGGCCTGCGGGCAGCCATCGAGCTGGCCGAAATAGGGGTGGACGTGCTCGCCGTGGGCAAGCGCCCGCGCAACCACGCCCACACCTCGCTGGCGGCCGGCGGCATCAACGCGGCCCTCGGAACCATGGACAAGGACGACAGCTGGCAGCAGCACGCCGCGGACACCATCAAGGAAAGCTACTACCTGGCCAACCCGCGTACCGTGGAAATTGTCGCCCGCGGCGCGGCCCAGGGAATCGCCGACCTGGAACGCTACGGCATGGGATTTGCCCGGGAGTCGGACGGGAGGATCTCCCAGCGATTTTTCGGCGCCCATACCTTCCGTCGCACCGCCTTCGCCGGCGACTACACCGGCCTGGAAATCCAGCGCAGCCTGGTGAACCGGGCCGAACAGCTGCAGATCCCCATCCTTGACTCGGTCTACATCACCCGGCTGCTGGTGAAGGACAACCAGGTCTTTGGGGCCTACGGCTTCGACATCAACAGCGGCAAGCGCTACCTGATCCATGCGGACTCGGTCATCCTGGCCGCCGGAGGCCACACCCGCATCTGGCGCCGCACCTCCTCGCGCCGCGACGAAAACACCGGCGACGCCTTCCGCCTGGCCGTCGAGGCGGGAGCCAGGCTGCGCGACCCGGAACTGGTCCAGTTCCACCCCTCGGGCATCATCGAACCCGAGAATGCAGCCGGCACGCTGATCTCCGAGGCCGCACGCGGCGAGGGCGGCATCCTGCGCAACGGGCTGGGGGAGCGGTTCATGGACCGCTACGACCCGATCCGCAAGGAGCTCTCCACCCGCGACCGCGTGGCACTGGCCGCCTACACGGAAATCAAGGAAGGCCGCGGCACCAAGAACGGCGGAGTCTGGCTCGATGTCTCGCACCTGCCCCGCAAAACCATCATGGAGCGCCTGCCGCGTGTCTACCAGACCATGATGGAGGTGCAGATGCTCGATATCACCGCCGAACCCATCGAGATCGCCCCGACCGCACACTACTCAATGGGCGGGGTCTGGGTGCGGCCCGAGGACCACAGCACCGACGTCTCAGGGCTCTACGCCATTGGCGAGGCCTCCAGTGGACTGCATGGGGCCAACAGGCTCGGAGGCAACTCCCTGATCGAGTTGCTGGTCTTCGGCCGTATCGTCGCACGCGCTGCGGCCAAGTACTCGGCAGCCCTGGATTTCCAGCCGCGCTCGGCCGAGGCCATCGCCCGGGCCCGCGCCGAGATCGATGACCTGCTGGAGGCGGATGGGCAGGAAAACGTCCGGGAACTGCAACGTGCCATCCGCAACATGATGACCGACCACGCCGGCGTGGTGCGCGACGAGGAAGGCCTGCAAGCCGGACTGGCCAAGCTTGCCGACATCGAAGAACGCATGGAACACGTGGGGATCCACCCGGACATTGCCGGCTACCAGGACTTGGCGCACGCCTTCGACCTGATGGGTTCGGCATTGGCCGCCCGGGCCACCCTCGAGGCGGCCATCGAACGCCGGGAGACGCGCGGCTGCCACAACCGCAGCGACTACCCGGCCATGGACCCGTCGCTGCAGGTCAACCTGGTGTGGTCCCCGTCAGCGGGTATAGTTCGCGAACAGATCCCGGAGATTTCCGATGAGATCGCCGAGCTCATCAAGGAGGTCTCATCCGTGGGCAAGCTCGTCGAATAA